One region of Bombus affinis isolate iyBomAffi1 chromosome 5, iyBomAffi1.2, whole genome shotgun sequence genomic DNA includes:
- the LOC126916967 gene encoding WW domain-containing oxidoreductase isoform X2 has translation MTTPNGNVYYVNHCTKGTQWTHPRTGRTKTVAGELPPGWEKRVSEDGQVLFVDHMNHTTTYTDPRLAFATECRESSQPIRQRFDSTSTALSVLHGRDLRGKIAIVTGANTGIGFETARSLALHGCKVILACRDLEKGAEAVRRIQSEKEGVMCETLHLDLSSLCSVNKAADEFQQKYRTLNILILNAGVFAIPYELTQDGFETTFQVNHLSQFYFTLLLKGPLQNCHNSRVVIVTSESHRFANLKKVEDFHRLTLSPPPYKYWFMESYNNSKLCNILFAQELAKRWPFVNVFCCHPGNMVSSSLCRYSWIFRLTFALARPFAKSLQQAASTSVYCASAPELEGITGCYFSNCYRCDPSKTALNPQLAERLWFVSEKMYTSCMKNKKLREKFQLK, from the exons AACTGCCACCTGGATGGGAAAAACGTGTGTCAGAAGATGGTCAAGTCTTATTTGTTGATCATATGAATCATACAACAACATATACTGACCCTCGGCTTGCATTTGCTACAGAATGTAGAGAATCATCACAGCCTATAAGACAACGTTTTGATAGTACTAGCACAGCATTATCTGTTTTACATGGTCGAGACTTAAGGGGCAAAATTGCTATAGTTACAGGTGCCAATACTGGAATAG gaTTTGAAACAGCTAGATCATTAGCTCTACATGGATGTAAAGTTATCCTAGCCTGTAGAGATCTAGAAAAAGGTGCAGAAGCAGTACGAAGAATACAAAGCGAAAAAGAAGGTGTTATGTGTGAAACATTACATTTGGATTTGTCATCATTATGTAGTGTTAATAAAGCAGCTGACGAATTTCAGCAAAAATATAG GACTTTAAATATCCTTATTTTAAATGCTGGTGTCTTTGCAATTCCGTATGAACTTACACAAGATGGTTTTGAAACAACATTTCAAGTAAATCATCTTTCTCAATTTTACTTTACTCTTTTATTAAAAGGACCATTACAAAATTGTCATAATTCCAGAGTAGTGATAGTTACAAGTGAATCACACAG ATTtgcaaatttaaaaaaagtaGAAGACTTTCATCGATTAACTTTATCTCCTCCACCATATAAATATTGGTTTATGGAATCATATAATAATTCAAAGCTATGTAATATCTTGTTTGCACAAGAATTAGCAAAACGATGGCCTTTTGTAAATGTCTTTTGTTGTCATCCTGGTAATATGGTTTCTTCTTCATTATGTCGTTATTCATGGATATTCCGATTAACGTTTGCGCTAGCACGACCTTTTGCAAAATCACTG CAACAAGCTGCTAGTACATCAGTTTACTGCGCAAGTGCACCAGAATTGGAAGGGATAACTGGATGTTATTTCAGTAATTGTTATCGTTGTGATCCATCAAAAACTGCATTAAACCCTCAACTAGCAGAAAGATTATGGTTTGTTAGTGAAAAAATGTATACTAGTTGTATGAAAAACAAGAAACTTCGAGAAAAATTTcagttaaaatga
- the LOC126916967 gene encoding WW domain-containing oxidoreductase isoform X4, translating to MNHTTTYTDPRLAFATECRESSQPIRQRFDSTSTALSVLHGRDLRGKIAIVTGANTGIGFETARSLALHGCKVILACRDLEKGAEAVRRIQSEKEGVMCETLHLDLSSLCSVNKAADEFQQKYRTLNILILNAGVFAIPYELTQDGFETTFQVNHLSQFYFTLLLKGPLQNCHNSRVVIVTSESHRFANLKKVEDFHRLTLSPPPYKYWFMESYNNSKLCNILFAQELAKRWPFVNVFCCHPGNMVSSSLCRYSWIFRLTFALARPFAKSLQQAASTSVYCASAPELEGITGCYFSNCYRCDPSKTALNPQLAERLWFVSEKMYTSCMKNKKLREKFQLK from the exons ATGAATCATACAACAACATATACTGACCCTCGGCTTGCATTTGCTACAGAATGTAGAGAATCATCACAGCCTATAAGACAACGTTTTGATAGTACTAGCACAGCATTATCTGTTTTACATGGTCGAGACTTAAGGGGCAAAATTGCTATAGTTACAGGTGCCAATACTGGAATAG gaTTTGAAACAGCTAGATCATTAGCTCTACATGGATGTAAAGTTATCCTAGCCTGTAGAGATCTAGAAAAAGGTGCAGAAGCAGTACGAAGAATACAAAGCGAAAAAGAAGGTGTTATGTGTGAAACATTACATTTGGATTTGTCATCATTATGTAGTGTTAATAAAGCAGCTGACGAATTTCAGCAAAAATATAG GACTTTAAATATCCTTATTTTAAATGCTGGTGTCTTTGCAATTCCGTATGAACTTACACAAGATGGTTTTGAAACAACATTTCAAGTAAATCATCTTTCTCAATTTTACTTTACTCTTTTATTAAAAGGACCATTACAAAATTGTCATAATTCCAGAGTAGTGATAGTTACAAGTGAATCACACAG ATTtgcaaatttaaaaaaagtaGAAGACTTTCATCGATTAACTTTATCTCCTCCACCATATAAATATTGGTTTATGGAATCATATAATAATTCAAAGCTATGTAATATCTTGTTTGCACAAGAATTAGCAAAACGATGGCCTTTTGTAAATGTCTTTTGTTGTCATCCTGGTAATATGGTTTCTTCTTCATTATGTCGTTATTCATGGATATTCCGATTAACGTTTGCGCTAGCACGACCTTTTGCAAAATCACTG CAACAAGCTGCTAGTACATCAGTTTACTGCGCAAGTGCACCAGAATTGGAAGGGATAACTGGATGTTATTTCAGTAATTGTTATCGTTGTGATCCATCAAAAACTGCATTAAACCCTCAACTAGCAGAAAGATTATGGTTTGTTAGTGAAAAAATGTATACTAGTTGTATGAAAAACAAGAAACTTCGAGAAAAATTTcagttaaaatga
- the LOC126916968 gene encoding MICOS complex subunit MIC27 isoform X1, producing the protein MYRIMLFKKFLMPCGLCAAVPAMKPPTSPEDATPCSNETQGKKLIKPSELPIYSIDDGYSKQMPCIEYPSIVEENIRKVRQTVREIKVTLDKVSHDVSSTFENLKFAVDYLQDEANIMPRIGAVGIGGLSGLIFSLRGGLLKRLFYTTTGASIVGCICFPKEAKQALNTVEHYGNISYNFIYGVKPGDNKKEISVNEFPLLKSVLESEYFRMIARLFEKETSDTTVSTNTTEKVELNTKK; encoded by the exons ATGTATCGAATAATG TTGTTCAAGAAATTCTTGATGCCGTGTGGGCTGTGTGCTGCAGTACCAGCAATGAAACCTCCAACTTCTCCTGAAGATGCTACACCATGTAGTAATGAAACACaaggaaagaaattaataaaaccaTCAGAATTACCCATTTATTCTATTGATGATGGGTATTCTAAGCAGATGCCATG CATAGAATATCCTTCTATTGTGgaagaaaatattagaaaagTACGTCAAACAGTGAGGGAGATAAAAGTTACATTAGACAAGGTTTCCCATGATGTTTCAAGTACCTTTGAAAATCTTAAAT TTGCAGTTGATTACCTCCAAGATGAAGCCAATATTATGCCACGAATAGGAGCTGTTGGTATTGGTGGTTTATCAGGATTAATATTCAGTCTCAGAGGAGGCTTATTAAAAAGATTGTTTTATACAACTACAGGTGCTAGTATTGTTGGATGTATTTGTTTCCCCAAAGAAGCAAAACAAGCATTAAACACAGTAGAACACTATGGAAATATTAgttacaatttcatttatggtg TGAAACCAGGGGATAACAAAAAGGAAATTTCAGTAAATGAATTTCCATTATTGAAAAGTGTGCTTGAATCAGAATATTTTCGTATGATAGCTCGACTTTTTGAAAAAGAAACGAGCGATACAACTGTATCAACCAATACAACTGAAAAAGTGGAG cTAAATACAAAGAAGTGA
- the LOC126916968 gene encoding MICOS complex subunit MIC27 isoform X2 encodes MKLFKKFLMPCGLCAAVPAMKPPTSPEDATPCSNETQGKKLIKPSELPIYSIDDGYSKQMPCIEYPSIVEENIRKVRQTVREIKVTLDKVSHDVSSTFENLKFAVDYLQDEANIMPRIGAVGIGGLSGLIFSLRGGLLKRLFYTTTGASIVGCICFPKEAKQALNTVEHYGNISYNFIYGVKPGDNKKEISVNEFPLLKSVLESEYFRMIARLFEKETSDTTVSTNTTEKVELNTKK; translated from the exons atgaaGTTGTTCAAGAAATTCTTGATGCCGTGTGGGCTGTGTGCTGCAGTACCAGCAATGAAACCTCCAACTTCTCCTGAAGATGCTACACCATGTAGTAATGAAACACaaggaaagaaattaataaaaccaTCAGAATTACCCATTTATTCTATTGATGATGGGTATTCTAAGCAGATGCCATG CATAGAATATCCTTCTATTGTGgaagaaaatattagaaaagTACGTCAAACAGTGAGGGAGATAAAAGTTACATTAGACAAGGTTTCCCATGATGTTTCAAGTACCTTTGAAAATCTTAAAT TTGCAGTTGATTACCTCCAAGATGAAGCCAATATTATGCCACGAATAGGAGCTGTTGGTATTGGTGGTTTATCAGGATTAATATTCAGTCTCAGAGGAGGCTTATTAAAAAGATTGTTTTATACAACTACAGGTGCTAGTATTGTTGGATGTATTTGTTTCCCCAAAGAAGCAAAACAAGCATTAAACACAGTAGAACACTATGGAAATATTAgttacaatttcatttatggtg TGAAACCAGGGGATAACAAAAAGGAAATTTCAGTAAATGAATTTCCATTATTGAAAAGTGTGCTTGAATCAGAATATTTTCGTATGATAGCTCGACTTTTTGAAAAAGAAACGAGCGATACAACTGTATCAACCAATACAACTGAAAAAGTGGAG cTAAATACAAAGAAGTGA
- the LOC126916801 gene encoding M-phase phosphoprotein 6 — MSANKAKLSKSILEMKFMKRTKEKVEKQQFHEEGEEYFGNELTKRMKKDSERFIIEPSYIFCEKLIDGRVSFQGMNPEIEKFMEEEQNNEHTEMEEKQEVDISDEQLAKNWKNYKKMAKIEHKYEKLLKKHKDYELSPKKTKFLKPQY; from the exons ATGAGTGCTAACAAAGCAAAATTATCAAAAAGTATTTTAGAAATGAAA tttaTGAAACGGACGAAAGAAAAAGTAGAGAAGCAGCAATTTCATGAAGAAGGTGAAGAATATTTTGGAAATGAACTGACAAAACGTATGAAGAAAGATTC aGAAAGATTTATTATTGAACCTAGTTATATCTTCTGTGAGAAGTTAATCGATGGCAGAGTAAGTTTTCAAGGAATGAATCCTGAAATAGAAAAATTCATGGAAGAGGAACAGAACAATGAACATACGGAGATGGAAGAAAAACAAGAAGTAGATATTTCAGATGAGCAATTGgcaaaaaattggaaaaattataAGAAAATGGCAAAGATTGAacataaatatgaaaaattattaaagaaaCATAAGGATTATGAACTATCACcaaagaaaacaaaatttttgaaaccacaatattaa